In one Poecilia reticulata strain Guanapo linkage group LG8, Guppy_female_1.0+MT, whole genome shotgun sequence genomic region, the following are encoded:
- the odad4 gene encoding outer dynein arm-docking complex subunit 4, with the protein MATKKKHYTEEEILQSKTSALRADGEWKYRKRNYKQALNSFTAAVELTPKEKRCYVSRSKCYIQLGQFRNALMDAEASLAEDPLFPEGVYQKAEALYYLGEFEFALVFYRRGLKLRPQMVGWRLGINKAEEAIIGSVGSSSYIKPEVMGDLSYLEEEISRKKPIAVVKNLTKKDRPPVAMKYERTTRHLLGGFYEHKGFLEKLLKDEDLTKGVTKNGERMGDLLKNCITSLNHCADFWSQEKPISPKETSRQPKPPKPSLNTRKARYLIKSFDEITRSLAAGNVKASLSKTEDVIKTVQGLTDKDCPIKDEIMCFLHSCMGNAFFDLGDLDKAMEYHENDLNLSRLCDVPDATSRALANIGCIYAEIKQFAKAIEFWEERIPYIHEGLENTWMLHEIGCCYLELNNPEKAKGYGLRSIAVAEEMFDDMWQLRATVLVGQSELKLGNLESSVSFFEKALNFAELENDVMALNAIQKALDDTKEQLQKQQHPSQNEENEEESEEEEEEQEEVEDASEKPETLE; encoded by the exons ATGGCAACCAAAAAAAAGCACTAcaccgaagaggaaattttacAGAGTAAAACTTCAGCCTTAAGGGCTGACGGTGAGTGGAAGTATCGCAAAAGAAATTATAAACAAGCTCTCAACAGCTTTACTGCG gCCGTTGAGTTGACTCCTAAGGAGAAGAGATGCTATGTGTCTCGGTCAAAGTGTTACATTCAGTTGGGCCAGTTTAGAAATGCTCTCATGGATGCTGAAGCGTCACTCGCRGAGGACCCACTTTTTCCTGAG GGAGTGTACCAAAAAGCAGAAGCTTTATATTACTTAGGTGAATTTGAATTTGCCCTGGTTTTTTACCGCAGAGGACTAAAGCTTCGTCCACAAATGGTAGGATGGAGGCTTGGGATCAATAAGGCAGAGGAGGCAATAATCGGCTCTGTTGGCA GTAGTTCCTATATCAAACCGGAAGTTATGGGAGACCTGTCATATCTTGAAGAAGAGATTAGC AGGAAGAAGCCGATTGCTGTTgttaaaaatctgacaaaaaaagatAGGCCTCCAGTGGCCATGAAGTATGAGAGGACCACCAGACATCTACTGGGAGGGTTTTACGAACACAAGGGATTTCTAGAGAAGCTTCTGAAAGATGAAG ATTTGACTAAGGGAGTGACGAAGAATGGAGAACGAATGGGAGACCTCCTTAAGAACTGCATCACGTCTCTCAATCACTGTGCTGACTTCTGGAGCCAAGAGAAACCGATTTCCCCCAAAGAGACGAGCCGTCAGCCCAAACCGCCCAAACCGAGCTTAAACACTCGRAAGGCTCGGTATCTCATAAAGAGCTTTGACGAGATCACTCGTT CTCTGGCTGCAGGGAATGTAAAAGCCAGTCTTTCCAAGACAGAAGACGTAATCAAGACAGTTCAAGGATTGACAGATAAAGACTGCCCTATTAAAGATGAGATAATGTGCTTTCTGCATAGTTGCATGGGAAATGCTTTTTTTGACTTGGGAGACCTTGATAAAGCAATGGAGTATCACGAGAACGACCTGAATTTGTCTAGACTGTG CGATGTTCCAGATGCAACATCCAGGGCTCTGGCCAACATAGGTTGCATCTATGCCGAAATTAAACAGTTTGCAAAAGCCATAGAGTT CTGGGAAGAGAGGATTCCTTATATTCACGAAGGTTTGGAGAATACCTGGATGCTGCATGAGATCGGCTGTTGTTATCTAGAGCTCAATAATCCAGAAAAAGCCAAAGGCTACGGTCTACGTTCCATTGCTGTGGCTGAGGAAATGTTTGACGACATGTGGCAGTTAAGAGCCACCGTTTTGGTYGGACAGTCTGAAT tgAAACTGGGAAACTTAGAATCATCTGTATCTTTCTTTGAGAAAGCTTTGAACTTTGCTGAACTTGAGAATGATGTCATGGCACTGAATGCGATCCAAAAG gCACTTGATGACACAAAGGAACAGctacaaaaacagcaacatccctcacaaaatgaggaaaatgaaGAGGagagtgaagaggaggaggaggagcaggaggaggtggaggatgCCAGTGAGAAACCAGAGACCCTAGAATGA
- the dnajc7 gene encoding dnaJ homolog subfamily C member 7, translating into MMLCRYREALEDSQQAVRLDNSFMKGHLREGKCHLSLGNSMAASRCFQKVLELEPDNSQAQQELKNAESILEYERMAEIGFEKRDFRMVVFCMDRALECASACHKFKILKAECLALLGRYPEAQSVASDILRMDSTNADALYVRGLCLYYEDCIDKAVQFFVQALRMAPDHDKARLACRNAKALKAKKEEGNKAFKDGNFEAAYDLYSEALTIDPNNIKTNAKLFCNRATVGSKLKKLEQSIEDCTKAIKLDETYIKAYLRRAQCYMDTEQYEEGVRDYEKVYQTEKTKEHKHLLKTAQLELKKSKRKDYYKILGVDKNATEEEIKKGYRKRALLHHPDRHSSASTEVQKEEEKKFKEVGEAFSVLSDSKKKARYDSGQDLEDDGMNMGDFDANNIFKAFFGGPGGFSFEASGPGNFFFQFG; encoded by the exons ATGATGCTGTGCCGGTACAGGGAGGCTTTGGAGGACTCCCAGCAAGCAGTGCGACTAGACAACAGCTTTATGAAA GGACATCTGCGAGAGGGCAAGTGCCACCTCTCACTTGGAAATTCTATGGCAGCCAGCCGCTGTTTCCAGAAAGTTCTGGAACTGGAGCCAGATAACAGCCAAGCCCAGCAGGAG CTAAAGAATGCAGAGTCCATCCTTGAATATGAGAGAATGGCAGAGATTGGATTTGAAAAGAGAGACTTCAGAATG gttGTGTTTTGCATGGACCGTGCCTTGGAGTGTGCGTCAGCTTGTCACAAGTTCAAGATTTTGAAGGCAGAATGTTTAGCCTTACTGGGACGATACCCAGAGGCTCAGTCTGTCGCCAG TGACATACTCCGAATGGACTCCACCAACGCTGACGCTCTTTACGTGCGCGGTCTCTGTCTGTATTATGAGGACTGCATTGATAAGGCTGTTCAGTTCTTCGTCCAGGCCCTGCGTATGGCTCCTGACCACGACAAGGCCMGACTCGCRTGTAGA AATGCCAAAGCGTTAAAAGCCAAGAAAGAAGAAGGGAACAAGGCCTTCAAAGACGGCAACTTTGAGGCAGCTTATGATTTGTACTCAGAGGCCCTAACAATAGACCCAAACAACATCAAGACTAATGCCAAGCTGTTCTGCAACAGAGCCACAGTTGGATCCAAG ctgaagaaactAGAACAATCCATTGAAGACTGCACAAAGGCCATTAAGCTGGATGAGACCTACATCAAGGCCTATTTAAGGAGAGCTCAGTG CTACATGGACACAGAGCAGTATGAAGAGGGAGTGAGGGATTATGAGAAGGTCTAccagacagaaaagacaaaag aacATAAACATCTCCTCAAAACGGCTCAACTGGAGTTAAAGAAAAGCAAGCGGAAAGATTACTACAAGATACTCGGAGTGGATAAGAACGCCACAGAGGAGGAGATCAAAAAAGGGTACCGCAAACGTGCACTTTTACATCACCCAG accGTCATAGCAGTGCTAGTACTGAGGTGcagaaagaagaggagaaaaagtttAAGGAAGTGGGTGAGGCTTTCAGCGTGCTTTCAGACTCAAAGAAAAAGGCTCGCTACGACAGCGGCCAGGACCTGGAGGATGACGGCATGAACATGGGAG acttTGATGCCAACAACATTTTCAAGGCATTCTTTGGAGGACCAGGGGGTTTTAGCTTCGAAG CATCTGGACCAGGAAACTTCTTCTTCCAGTTTGGTTAA
- the cnp gene encoding 2',3'-cyclic-nucleotide 3'-phosphodiesterase, with amino-acid sequence MDTDKREVLDVPATQNQEEMVMEQEAMVQPTEPENPPAAVEVVDQLVVKSQESEKPVVVENVTQENKEGNMEKPEEESVPRAAAPVESAESSVKVSDPAAVLEQQPVQENIAEPVQVHLAETTPGPEPEKPAESLPQQKTVPEPAVEKPIETQTPSKETEPEQAKTEDEMPTAVETKMEKEAIAETVVVTEASPEKLAEAAAAAMEKVQLGESGEPAPTQKESGKSESAIPEELTVEAEAVKSVQKEPEPQKEEDPVPAPNSLSFALLEHEETKDALRISRTLIVLRGLPGSGKSFLARAIADAYKDQCSVFCADDHNIKPENPSAEGYKALDDAVVARCCDGAASSVLIVVDDTNHTHDRLARLGEIAEEHNLVAIFLEPQTEWSRDLSQLKKKTGRGLEEAHLDAMKGPLNETSLPLYFGWFLFSSVQDKVGCTAMDFLKTLDTLEGFKNHIADFTEQPEKEVDLEQYFETKGILHCTTKFCDYGKADGASEYAKNPVVKKCYGSVFELSLTALFVTPRTVGARVCLTDEQLKLWPADTEKESEADVPGSAALPVGSRAHITLGCAKDVEPVQTGLDLLQILTLPTGEVVEEMELGSLRYYGEGRWMLDLREPICAAACFSSFYGRKEQEEQQQSPKREPEKKKAKKCAIL; translated from the exons ATGGATACAGACAAAAGAGAGGTTTTAGATGTGCCAGCAACTCAAAATCAAGAGGAGATGGTAATGGAACAAGAAGCAATGGTGCAACCCACAGAGCCTGAGAATCCACCAGCTGCTGTGGAGGTAGTTGACCAGCTGGTGGTGAAAAGCCAAGAATCAGAAAAGCCAGTTGTGGTAGAAAATGTGACGCAGGAAAATAAAGAAGGCAACATGGAAAAGCCAGAAGAGGAGTCGGTGCCCCGTGCAGCGGCACCAGTAGAATCAGCTGAGTCATCGGTAAAGGTCTCTGACCCAGCTGCAGTTTTAGAACAGCAACCTGTGCAAGAGAATATTGCAGAGCCTGTGCAAGTCCATCTGGCAGAGACCACCCCTGGACCAGAGCCAGAGAAACCAGCAGAATCTCTACCACAACAGAAAACTGTACCCGAACCAGCTGTGGAGAAGCCAATTGAAACCCAGACACCCAGCAAAGAGACGGAACCAGAACAAGCAAAGACTGAGGATGAAATGCCCACCGCAGTGGAgacaaagatggaaaaagaagCAATTGCCGAAACGGTTGTGGTGACTGAAGCTTCACCTGAGAAGTtggcagaggcagcagcagcagcaatggaGAAAGTGCAATTGGGCGAAAGTGGGGAACCTGCCCCGACCCAGAAGGAATCTGGCAAGTCTGAATCTGCTATTCCTGAGGAACTGACGGTAGAAGCTGAAGCTGTTAAATCTGTGCAGAAAGAACCAGAGCCTCAAAAGGAAGAAGATCCTGTTCCTGCTCCCAACTCGCTTTCTTTTGCCCTCCTGGAACACGAGGAAACGAAAGATGCCCTACGAATTTCTCGCACGCTTATTGTCCTCAGGGGCCTTCCTGGAAGCGGCAAAAGCTTTTTGGCACGCGCCATAGCAGACGCCTACAAAGACCAGTGTTCCGTGTTCTGTGCTGATGACCACAACATAAAGCCTGAAAATCCCTCTGCTGAAGGGTACAAAGCTCTGGATGATGCTGTAGTGGCTCGCTGCTGTGACGGGGCGGCGTCCTCTGTGCTGATCGTGGTGGATGATACCAACCACACCCACGATCGGCTCGCCCGCCTGGGAGAGATTGCAGAAGAACACAATCTTGTCGCCATCTTCTTGGAGCCGCAAACCGAATGGAGCAGAGACTTGAGTCAGCTGAAAAAGAAGACTGGCCGTGGACTAGAGGAGGCCCACCTGGATGCAATGAAGGGTCCACTCAATGAAACATCCCTTCCTCTTTATTTCGGCTGGTTTCTTTTCTCCTCAGTACAGGACAAGGTCGGGTGCACAGCAATGGACTTCTTGAAAACATTGGACACCCTGGAAGGCTTCAAAAACCACATTGCTGACT tCACAGAACAACCTGAGAAGGAGGTGGATCTGGAGCAGTACTTTGAGACCAAGGGGATCCTCCACTGCACTACAAAGTTCTGCGACTATGGGAAAGCAGACGGTGCGAGCGAGTATGCAAAGAATCCA GTGGTTAAGAAGTGCTACGGCTCTGTGTTCGAGCTGTCGCTGACGGCTCTCTTCGTCACCCCTCGCACCGTTGGTGCCAGAGTGTGCCTCACCGATGAGCAGCTCAAGCTTTGGCCAGCGGATACAGAAAAGGAGTCGGAGGCAGATGTTCCCGGATCCGCGGCACTGCCTGTCGGAAGCCGTGCCCACATTACGCTGGGTTGTGCGAAGGATGTGGAGCCGGTTCAAACGGGCTTAGATCTGCTCCAAATCCTAACCCTGCCTACAGGCGAGGTGGTCGAAGAGATGGAGCTCGGCTCGCTGCGATACTACGGTGAAGGAAGGTGGATGCTCGACCTCAGAGAGCCAATTTGTGCTGCGGCTTGCTTCTCCAGCTTCTACGGACGcaaggagcaggaggagcagcagcagtcgCCTAAAAGAgaaccagaaaagaaaaaggcgAAGAAGTGTGCTATTCTGTAG